In Stigmatopora nigra isolate UIUO_SnigA chromosome 2, RoL_Snig_1.1, whole genome shotgun sequence, a single window of DNA contains:
- the rnaseh1 gene encoding ribonuclease H1 isoform X2 gives MAKGKFFYAVRKGFKPGVYNSWDECKAQVDKFPSATYKKFNTEKDAWFFVRGFEQSLVPPPPAPVSAPSVAATEAEAYALPKRGPEPLEYIPLGKKRGPVESREDEEEEAPSPPKRLKQNDSSSSVGADAGDGFTYMGQAVVVYTDGCCSRNGRRGARAGIGVYWGPEHPLNVAEPLQGRQTNQRAEVQAACRALQQAKEQKLKKLVLYTDSKFTINGVTKWVKNWKLNGWKLKSGGPIVNKDDFQMLDILNQELDVVWVHVPGHAGYRGNEEADRLSREGAAKSSSSD, from the exons ATGGCCAAGGGAAAGTTTTTCTACGCCGTGAGAAAAGGATTCAAGCCTGGTGTTTACAACTCGTG GGACGAGTGTAAGGCACAAGTGGACAAATTCCCATCAGCGACCTACAAAAAGTTTAACACGGAGAAGGACGCCTGGTTTTTCGTTCGGGGGTTCGAACAATCTCTGGTCCCTCCGCCGCCCGCCCCCGTGTCCGCCCCCAGCGTAGCGGCGACGGAAGCCGAAGCCTACGCGCTTCCCAAAAGAGGGCCAGAGCCACTGGAGTACATCCCGCTGGGTAAGAAGCGAGGTCCCGTCGAGTCAcgggaagatgaggaggaggaggcgccgTCGCCGCCCAAACGCCTCAAGCAGAACGACAGCTCGTCTTCCGTCGGCGCCGATGCCGGCGACGGCTTCACGTACATGG GCCAGGCGGTGGTGGTCTACACCGACGGCTGCTGCTCCAGAAACGGCAGACGAGGCGCCCGGGCCGGCATCGGAGTCTACTGGGGGCCCGAACATCCTCT GAACGTGGCCGAGCCGCTGCAAGGGAGGCAAACCAATCAACGTGCGGAAGTACAG GCAGCGTGCAGGGCGCTTCAGCAAGCCAAAGAACAGAAGTTGAAGAAACTGGTGCTCTACACGGACAGCAAGTTCACCATCAACG GCGTCACCAAATGGGTGAAGAACTGGAAGCTGAACGGTTGGAAGCTCAAGTCGGGCGGCCCCATCGTCAACAAAGACGATTTTCAAATGCTGGACATTCTCAACCAGGAGCTGGATGTGGTCTGG GTGCACGTTCCGGGACACGCCGGTTACCGAGGCAACGAGGAGGCCGACCGGCTGTCCAGGGAAGGGGCGGCAAAGTCGTCCTCTTCCGACTGA
- the rnaseh1 gene encoding ribonuclease H1 isoform X1: MLKLVRLLRKVKLTRRLCNISDDDMAKGKFFYAVRKGFKPGVYNSWDECKAQVDKFPSATYKKFNTEKDAWFFVRGFEQSLVPPPPAPVSAPSVAATEAEAYALPKRGPEPLEYIPLGKKRGPVESREDEEEEAPSPPKRLKQNDSSSSVGADAGDGFTYMGQAVVVYTDGCCSRNGRRGARAGIGVYWGPEHPLNVAEPLQGRQTNQRAEVQAACRALQQAKEQKLKKLVLYTDSKFTINGVTKWVKNWKLNGWKLKSGGPIVNKDDFQMLDILNQELDVVWVHVPGHAGYRGNEEADRLSREGAAKSSSSD, translated from the exons ATGCTGAAATTAGTTCGTCTTTTAAGGAAAGTGAAGTTAACGAGGAGGCTTTGCAACATTTCCGACGACGACATGGCCAAGGGAAAGTTTTTCTACGCCGTGAGAAAAGGATTCAAGCCTGGTGTTTACAACTCGTG GGACGAGTGTAAGGCACAAGTGGACAAATTCCCATCAGCGACCTACAAAAAGTTTAACACGGAGAAGGACGCCTGGTTTTTCGTTCGGGGGTTCGAACAATCTCTGGTCCCTCCGCCGCCCGCCCCCGTGTCCGCCCCCAGCGTAGCGGCGACGGAAGCCGAAGCCTACGCGCTTCCCAAAAGAGGGCCAGAGCCACTGGAGTACATCCCGCTGGGTAAGAAGCGAGGTCCCGTCGAGTCAcgggaagatgaggaggaggaggcgccgTCGCCGCCCAAACGCCTCAAGCAGAACGACAGCTCGTCTTCCGTCGGCGCCGATGCCGGCGACGGCTTCACGTACATGG GCCAGGCGGTGGTGGTCTACACCGACGGCTGCTGCTCCAGAAACGGCAGACGAGGCGCCCGGGCCGGCATCGGAGTCTACTGGGGGCCCGAACATCCTCT GAACGTGGCCGAGCCGCTGCAAGGGAGGCAAACCAATCAACGTGCGGAAGTACAG GCAGCGTGCAGGGCGCTTCAGCAAGCCAAAGAACAGAAGTTGAAGAAACTGGTGCTCTACACGGACAGCAAGTTCACCATCAACG GCGTCACCAAATGGGTGAAGAACTGGAAGCTGAACGGTTGGAAGCTCAAGTCGGGCGGCCCCATCGTCAACAAAGACGATTTTCAAATGCTGGACATTCTCAACCAGGAGCTGGATGTGGTCTGG GTGCACGTTCCGGGACACGCCGGTTACCGAGGCAACGAGGAGGCCGACCGGCTGTCCAGGGAAGGGGCGGCAAAGTCGTCCTCTTCCGACTGA